One window of the Anopheles cruzii chromosome 2, idAnoCruzAS_RS32_06, whole genome shotgun sequence genome contains the following:
- the LOC128277910 gene encoding dual specificity protein phosphatase 18-like — translation MKETNGVSGVNHADELQMALLNGQHPQPAIEGVTKAMLLGGESSPGDPQPPGKADGNQIQALLERHEGAPQGVPSGVGRSMRSFSPISGVSKLLKNLYLCGGSAASVAMMKQLGVTFVINVTMPTELTDTPLPAADTRYLRLPVKDNREANLERYFHEVADMIEEESNANGVTLVHCVAGISRSATLCLAYLMKHHRMSLKDAYNHIKAKRPQIRPNVSFAKQLMEFEQQLVPEGNQSVALVYCHALGEELPDIYEPEFRTMELLYQKFRRNIARR, via the exons ATGAAGGAAACGAACGGCGTGAGCGGTGTTAACCACGCAGACGAGCTGCAAATGGCGCTGCTGAACGGTCAGCATCCGCAGCCGGCCATCGAAGGCGTTACCAAGGCGATGCTGCTCGGCGGCGAGTCCTCGCCCGGTGACCCGCAGCCACCCGGCAAGGCGGATGGCAACCAAATCCAGGCTCTGCTGGAGCGTCACGAGGGGGCACCGCAGGGTGTGCCGAGCGGCGTGGGCCGCTCGATGCGATC CTTTTCACCGATTAGCGGAGTTTCGAAGCTGCTGAAGAACCTGTATCTGTGCGGTGGAAGTGCCGCTTCGGTCGCCATGATGAAGCAGCTGGGTGTAACGTTCGTGATCAACGTAACGATGCCCACCGAACTGACCGATACGCCGCTGCCAGCGGCCGACACCCGCTACCTTCGGCTTCCGGTGAAGGATAACCGCGAGGCGAACCTGGAGCGCTACTTCCACGAGGTGGCCGACATGATCGAAGAG GAATCGAACGCGAATGGCGTTACGTTGGTGCACTGCGTGGCCGGCATTAGCCGGTCGGCCACACTCTGCCTGGCATACCTGATGAAGCACCACCGGATGTCGCTGAAGGACGCGTACAACCACATCAAAGCCAAGCGACCGCAGATTCGACCGAACGTGTCGTTCGCCAAGCAGCTGATGGAgttcgagcagcagctcgtccCTGAAGGCAACCAGTCCGTCGCTCTGGTGTATTGCCACGCACTAGGCGAGGAGTTGCCCGACATCTACGAGCCCGAGTTCCGCACGATGGAGCTGCTGTACCAGAAGTTTCGGCGAAACATTGCCCGGCGCTAG